The nucleotide window ATGCATATAGTCAAAGGAACAAAACTCATGCATTAAGAtcgatttttgtttgttgttatcATTAAGTccattcacttttcttttcataggTTTTGATGAAACTAGGCATTTTagagatgaataaaatgaaatcagtGTACTATAAAGATAGAAATTGGAATGCTTTTATTCCCAGTATCTAGGACAGTTTTATATATAGGTGCTCTGTAagttatttgttgaaagaatgaattaaataagATGTTAagattttagttttctcttaatGCTACTATGTCATTCTTATATAAGAATGCTAATGGATGGCATACcaagtcttccttttttttaaaaaacataagctttgatacttctttctttctttctttattggtcatgccatgtggcatgcgggatctcagttcccccaccagggatcaaacctgtgccccctgcagtggaagcttggagtcctaaccactggacagccaggaaattCCCCTCAGGTTTTCCTTTTCTGATGCCATACTGTCCAAAGATGTTTATAAAACTCTCCTAACTCTTGAACTTGGTTCTCCTAGAAAGACAAAAGATCTAGAACAGCTAAACCAGTTTTGTAAAGGAAGAATAATAAAGTTGGAGATAGCACACTGTGCTATTGTGAGACTTACTAAATAGCTGCCTCTTAATATTTGAGTTGCTTCTCTTCTGTGTGTAAAAGAGGTAGTGTGTGAAAATagagacttcactttgtataaggCCCAGTGTGTTAGGTTCTACACCACTTAACTTTTTTTTGATCCGAGAGTCTATTCTTTCTTGCTAGTTTACAATAATTGCTAGAAATATTTGTGAGAATGTCAGAAAAGAATAAGGTTCTTGTAACCCTTTCATGAGGAAAAGAATGGTTCTGCTTCTGTAACAGTAACTGTGGAAGTCACTTTGGGTTGACAAACAACAAGGTTCTATggtataggacagggaactatattcggtatcctgtgataaaccataatggaaaagaatatgaggaagaatgtgtgtgtgtgaccctgTCCCACTCTGTATGGGGATCTGTGTGACTCTATGATCCGTGGCGGATCTATATATccgtgtatatatgtataaacatatatacaataaaatattactcagccattgaaaagaatgaaatagtgccatttgcagcaacatggatggacctagagattatcatactgagtgaattaAGTCATAGTGAGAAGGAGaagtatcatatgacatcccttatatgtggaatctacaatgaaatgatacaaatgaacttatgaaacagaaacagactcacagacctcCAGAACGAGCTTATGGTTGCTGGAGGGGGAAGAgggagttagggagtttgagatagACATGTACACACGGCTAAAATGAGTAGcaaacagggacctactgtatagcacatagaactctgctcaatggttaatgtggcagcctggatgggagggggatttgggggagaatggatacatgtgtatgtatggctgtgtcCCTTCTCtactcacctgaaactatcacaacattgtttgttaatcagctatataccccaatacaaaagttttttaaaaagaatgtgtatgcataactgaatcattttgctctgCTGTAAAAATTAATGCACTACTATgaattaactacacttcaataaaattttaaaaaaagtaattttgggTTACTTTTAGAATAAATAGTCATAGATGTGTCCAGGTTTTTGGCCCACCCTCTTCTGCCATAGTCAGAGTTTGAATTAcatgcatttttattaatatgattAATTGGTATTTATAAACTTTGTATTTCTACCCATGAGACCCTCTGCTTGTGGAAGTCTGGATAAGAGCTCTTTAGCTGGGCAGCCAGGGTGAGAGCCCCAGTTCTGCACTCCTTGTTGCtaacaagagagagagaggggaagcaTGTGTGCATTCTGGCTTTTTCTGCCTGACAGAGCTATTTAATGGGGAGGGGTGTTGATTGTTAACTTTTTGTCATAGAAAATAGGCAATAGAATTTGCAGTTAATAGTGAAGTAATTGACTCTCAGTCTGTATTCggaaatgaaagataaaacattttggtgataaaaatataaattttaaaacatacaacaCAATGAGTGAATCCTAATATAAACTGTGGATTTCAGTTAGTGATAACATATCGGTCTTGGGCCATCACTTGTGGCAAATGTAGTGCACTCACGCAAGATGTTAATTATGGAGAAGAAGAGGGTAGGTGAGGAGGTCTATGGGAACTCagtactttctgctcagtttttctgaaagtgctcaaataataataataaatgaagtcTATTAGTGTAGAAGTTTTAAGTATCCGGTTGAATGTTCCTTAGTGAATTCGTATCACACAAGTGAGTGTTTAACCTCCTGACCCTTGGGATTTCCTGGGTGAGATGAATCAGGTTTACAGTTTGAGCTGTTGTGTCAGTAGATTTGGCCCTCTCTGATTCTCTCATGTTCATTAACTGTGCTttgccttttctccctctctgttgAAACAGTTGGATTGCCAGGATGCCTTGGAAACAGCAGCCCGAGCAGAAGGCCTTTCCCTGGACCCCTCCATGCATTCTCAGCTCAGAATCCTGGATGAGGAACATCCCAAGGGAAAGTACCATCATAGCTTAAGTGTTCTGAAGCCCATCCGGACCACTTCCAAGTAAGAGGTTCTGCTAGTTAATGGCTTGTCTGTGAAGCACCAGAAAAATTGGGGCTAAGATTATTTGGGGAAACTTGAGTTTAGtcatcagtatcagttcagttgctcagtcatgtccaaccctttgcgaccccatggactgcagcatgccaggcttccctgtctatcaccaactcccggagcttacttaaactcatgtccatcgagtcagtgatgacatctaaccatctcatcatctgttgccccttctcctcctgccttcaatctttcccagcatcaggatcttttccaatgagtcagttcttcacatcaggtggccaaagtattggagcttcagcttcagcatcagtccttctaatgaatattgaggattgatttcctttaggactgaatggtttgatctccttgcagtccaagggactctcaagagtcttctccaacaccatagttcaaaagcatcaattctttggtgctcagctctcgtatccatacatgactactgaaaaaaccatagctttgactagatggacctttgttggcaaagtaatgtctctgctttttaatatgctgtctaggttggtcagggaactccactcaacattctgtaatgacctacgtGGGAAAATTAGctttaaaagaatatatgtataactgattcactttgctgtatacctgaaactaacacaacattgcaaatcaactatactccaataaaattaaaaaaaaaaataccaattcaTCATATGAAGTATTTGTgcattccctctttttcttttccttgacaaGTCATTACAGAGAATTACATGTTTAATTAGCGTTTTCATAAAATCAGGGTTTTTGCAGCTCATGATTTTTTATTGCTTATATGTTTTCTAATTCAttaagttttacttttattttcctccttctttcagttcattcttcttttccttgtAGCTTCTTTATATATTAGACTCTCTTTTTCTTGAGTTCAAGCATTAGAGTATATTAATTTTGACACAAATAGTGATTTAGCAGCGTGTTTAGATATATGctcttttcattataatttagggcttttttttcaaatttccagtgtgatttttttgtgtttcatgagatatttttaaaaaatattttaaatttctaagtgTTTGGGGGAATTTTTAGCAGTCTCTTAGTGATTATTTTCAAACTTATTTGTACTGTGGTCTAATGTTACTAATTGAGTTTCTCAGTAATTTGTTTTCTGCTTGCTCTATCAATTACTAGAAAGAGTATTTAAAGTTTATTAccccattagttatctatttttatatagtaaAATTGGAGTGTATCTATCACTCCCTatctcccaatctatccctctccccccacttcagttcagttcagttcagttcagtcactcagatatgcagatgacaccacccttatggcagaaagtgaagaggaactaaaaagcctcttgatgaaagtgaaagtggagagtgaaaaagttggcttaaagcttaacattcagaaaacgaaaatcatggcatccggtcccatcacctcatgggaaaagatggggaaacagtgtcagactttatttttttgggctccaaaatcactgcagatggtgactgcagccatgaaattaaaagacgcttactccttggaaggaaagttatgaccaacctagatagcatattcaaaagcagagacattactttgccaacaaaggttcgtctagtcaaggctatggtttttcctgtggtcatgtatggatgtgagagctggactgtgaagaaggctgagcgccgaagaacagatgcttttaaactgtggtgttggagaagacccttgagagtcccttggactgcaaggagatccaaccagtccactgtgaaggagatcagccctgggatttctttggaaggaatgatgctgaagctgaaactccagtactttggccacctcatgtgaagaattgactcattggaaaagactctgatgctgggagggattgggggcaggaggagaaggggatggcagaggatgagatggctggatggcatcactgacttgatggacgtgagtctgagtgaactccgggagctagtcgatggacagggaggcctggcgtgctgcgattcatggggtcgcaaagagtcggacacgactgagcgactgaactgaactgaactaggttggtcatagcttttcttccaaggagcaagcatcttttaatttcatggctgcagtcaccaactgcagtgattttggagccccaaaaataaagtctctcactgtttccattgttaagAGTGCTGTATACTAACTAAACAGCATATTTTAAGTGTTGGCTGGCCTCTCCATGTGTGTTGACAATTTTGTGCTTTGGGTTTTCTCTCCTCAGACACCAGCACCCAGTGGACAATGCTGGGCTCTTCTCCTGTATGACTTTTTCTTGGCTTTCTCCTCTGGCTCGCAAAGCCCACAAGAAGGGGGAGCTCTTAATGGAAGATGTGTGGTCTTTGTCCAAGTATGAGTCTTCCGAGGTGAACTGCAGAAGGTAGGCGTCTCTGGTCCACCCTCGTTTCCCACAGACTGGATATGTAGGGCCTGAGCGAGGAGTGTGGGTCTGGCAGTGCCACGTTCAGAACTCTGAGTCCTTTTAGGATTTGAGCCGTGCTATAGAGGGAGGGTAGCTTGGGGGTGactttctctttgctcttctgCTTTATCTCCTATTTTACCTTGAATCCTGTTTTAACTAcgggctttctctctctctctcagccccGCTTCTCTTCCTGAGTCTGCAGGGAGATTATGTTGCTGCCTTGTGACAGAGTACATTTTTGTGGTAGCCGATTGTCATGATTAAAATCTAGTTCACAACTTTACACTTTAGCAAAGGATCCTTCAGCAAGGGTTGGGGACCCTTGAGAAAGACAGATTCTATTCAGGGATAATTTTTGTGGGTAGAAGGAAAGACTTTGGTTCTCATCATTTTCTGAATCCTGAGAGGCTGCCTATACAGGGTAAATATGTGGTTACCAGGAAGGGTCTTTTTTCCCCAGAAGGTGAAAACTCTGTACATAACTTTAAAGGAGAGACTGGTGCGAGTGGTGGCAGCAGGGAGGCTGGGGTGTGCATATTCCCTGGAAAGATGTGTAACGGAGGATATGTGCCCTTGTTAAGACTAGAGAGACTGTGGCAAGAAGAGCTGAATGAAGTTGGGCCCGACGCTGCTTCCCTCCGGAGGGTTGTGTGGACCTTCTGCCGCACCAGGCTCATCCTCTCCATCGTGTGCCTGATGATCACGCAGCTGGCGGGCTTCAGTGGACCAGTAAGTCCTAACCATCCTTTCTGACAGTCTCCAGGGGCCCAGCCATGGCCAGCTCTAACATTCTTATTCTGTTTCAGGGGTTGTGCTCACCTTTGGGCTAGTTAGCAACCTTAGAGATGCCTCCAGGTCTGTTGCCAGGGAACAACTGATATTGGGTGAATAGTGGTTTGTGAAAACTGGAAGGATGAGGGGGCCGTGTTACCAGAGAAGAAGCGGAACTGGCTTgcttccctggggtgggggtgaagcTGAGTGATTCCGTTTCTGTACAGGACCATGCTGCTGTGGTGTGTGTTGACATGAAACAACAGTCCTGGCTCGGGAGGTGTGTCTTTCTGTGCTGTGAGTGGCGTTGTATGGCATAGGCTGTTGAGTTGGTGCTGGTGACACAGCGAAGGTCTGGAGGCAGAGTTGTCACGTGTTTGCCAGTTCTGTGGCAAAGGAGCCCTCAAGAAGCTGGAGGACTGTTGAGATTTTTAGAGTCTAACCTGAAGTccattttcagttttggtttataGTGTAAGCTGTGTGGCAGGTGTCGGGGTGGCAGCCCTGGTTTTCCTAGTGTTGCTGAAGCAGAGTAGGGGAGAAGAGTGACCACCACACTGTTCTCTGGACACCTGTTGCTTACACCCACTGTGCTGCCCTTACACTTGAGACTTTGATTAAATCTATTTTCTACATATTTGCCTTGAGGCATCGGAGCAGTAGTACTCCTTATTCTGTGCATTTTCCATGTGTGGGTAAGCTGGAGGTTCATGGTTTTGGTAAGTATGGGCCTAAGATGCATGGTAATTAGGTAAAACTAATTTGCAGTTTTTCTgttatgttctttttttgttgttgtttgttcatttgtttttttgtttttaatgtttgatgtctTTAAAAGTTTTGATCTCTTTTCTGAAGCAGAGAACACTCCTTTTCTGGTATTGGGTTTCTTATTAATtgactgactaacacactttGGTATAAGTTTTTAAGTAAGAGGGACCATGTACCTGAATATTATGTCACTGACCAAAATGGCAAACGTTTTCATAGGACCAGCTTCCCCCAAGAAGAGCTTCTGTCATTGTTTCACTACAGGGCTGGTGGCTGCTCTGATCTTTCGAAGAATTCTTTCAGCTGGGTAGCACGGTATACAGGCTTCCTTGATTCTGTTTGGTCAATGCTAGAATTTCATTggctctcccacctcccccccaaaATTCCATATTGTTgggattttaatttttcacttgggAAGAACAGTTACTTATGCTTGTTCAGCTTGGGGGCCTTACAGTCACTCCCTTGAGCACCTGCATATTCTTTCAGCTCTCTTTTAAGGCACCGTGCACTGGACTACTAATCTCTAGTAAAGTGTCCTCAACGCCAGGGAAAGCAGAGAGCCTTCCTTCAATAGGAAAACAGCAGCACACTTTTCGTTTTCTTCACTCTCTTTACGAAGAACACCTTAAGGCCTGTGTTATTTCAGGAGACTTTTTCCCTGGAACGATCAAGAAAGCAGTGGTTCCATCCAGTCTCTCATTGACAAAAAAAGATTTCAGATTGTAAGCAAtggaaatttctgtttttcagagcTCCGGTTCtaacaaatttctttttaattgaaaactgAAGAATTGGGTTTGAGATTACTATTAGCAGTGAGCATACCTTCCATCTGTGGATTTAAATCCTCTGGAAGAATATCCATTTTCGATTTTTGCACATTTTCTAATATGTCAGGGCTTTCAAACTGTCTTCATCTGTTCTTACAGAAATCTTCGTAAGAACTGAGTCCCCagataccatatatatatatatatatatttttttttttttttttttttaatctcccctCCGGCCTCACTGAACCTTGGTAGCCATATGCAGAGCTAATGAAACACAATCAAGTGAATgtgtattgtttcatttttttaactgcCGGCTGGCCAGGGCTGGACATtaatgatcaagttgggtttcaGTCACACCAGTGGACCAGCACTCTGCACATGGTGTCTAAGGGTCACCATAGTGTTAATGGAGAACCAAAATCTATAAGGATATGATCCTGACCTCTGATGAGTGGCCAAATTGCTAAACTTGCAGAGATGATTTGTGGCCTTCTTGGATTAAAACAGTTTTAGAAGACCAGGCCTGACTTATGATTTGTGTGTAAAGAATTAGCATCCGCCCTGTAGATTTGCAAGAGACGGCTTCCTCCTGCAGTGCAATCTCTTGGTGAATGCTAACTCTGCTCACGGGCCTTTGCGGGAAAGGACAGTGAAAAGCCTCTAGAGAGGTAAGTTTCCCGCCCTTCCAACCTCTCTCCAGCTGCAGCTTGCTTGGTGCTGTCAGGATCTGGATTTGGGGGGAGTGTCTCTGtagtggaaccagtgacagaaGCTGTTCTTTAGAATTTTCAGGATGGCTGTATTCTGCGGTCAGAATGAGAGAGTCAAGCTGGGCAGAATCTCTCGCCAAGAGTTCAGGTAAGGTAATGTTTATTCACTGGGAATGGACAGCCAGACAGCTATGCTGACAATCTCgagttttctcccagtttgtttaaatttaaatgataaatctGTAACCTTTTAAGATGAAATTTTGGTTGGTTTTTTCATGAGaacctttttgtttcctttgttccaTACAAATGGTTTGAAatgtaattgttttttaaaaacgcTGTGTGTGTTGAAAAGTCTTTAATCTGCTGTTTCCTCTTTTCCCTCCCCTTTGAAAGTTTTATATAGTGTAAGCATTCATTTTGTCTTTtaccttcccccttctcctcccctctgggAGGTCCTAATGCTATTGCCTGGTGCTGAAAGTGGCACAATAAAGGTATGGGAAGGAAGGAACCCCAAACTACAACCTGCTGTCCTTTCACGCCTTCCTTTGGAGACGGCTCCGTCAGTGCCAAGGTGTGTGAGAAAATGCTTTACCGCACCGCCATCTTACTGAGTCGCTTCACGTGAGGAAAATGGGGTTCTGACCCTGCCACTCAGTGACTCAGTTCCACATTTCGGATTGCGTACTGGAAAAGAAGCCAACCTTCTTGCTAGTAATCCAGCAACCCAGCTGTGTGCAGTGGTGACCCAAGCAGTGGATATAAAACCTAAAAATCCAAGGGAGGGGAGCGATGGGATACACAGTTCTTGGCATCTGAAATCTCCTATTTACTTGATCAGGCTGTTTACTGAGACTTGACGGAAATCTGATTGGTGGGGATCTCTTAGGATCTAGTCAACATCTGGTATTAATTtcctcttagaaaaaaaaaaacaagaaataacgACTCACCCAGAGAGAGTCTGGAATTCAGCATTAGCTGCTTCAGGACAATTGCCTCTGGCCTCCATTTTGGTCTGTCAGTCAAGCTGGTTTCCAGCTTCAGTACCCTTTGCTATAAAGATTGGGGTAGATGGTGGATGGGTTTctccttaattttgttttctccctttaGGGAGGGGGATTGGTTTGGCTTTCTTTTTGAtgtggtttgttttgtttcatttttggcaAGATCGACTTTAGCTGTAAGGACTCGAAAAGACTGAAGGATGCCACCCGTTTTTCCTTGAGGCCTAGATTTTTGTATTCCGTCCTGAGCAGAGGTCACTCCTCACGGCCTAGTGACCGAATAGCACCAGTGATTTTAAGCAAGAGTCACCCCTTTGGGgagttttcagttttgttttgttttttaactctcTTTCCTTAGCAGCGAGGTCTTtattcctggagaatctcctCTATTGCAGACTCACTGCAACTTCAGGAGCCCTAACCGATTAAGTGCTGTCAGCTTGATGCGCTCCTCCGGACTTTGGAAACAGATCTCGGTTCAATGCTGTATTTCCACTGTGTGTAGTTAAAAAACAACAGTCGCGGCCAGCCGACCTGTTGGCTGGCTAGCCCTGTATAACTCAACTCTGTATGTTCCCATGTATGTTACCGCAATGCTCCTCCTGTTGTACAGTGTCTGTGAGATGCTCTTTGAAgatggtactttttttttcattttcaataaaaGTACATGACCTCCCACTTCCTGGTATTTAATCCTGTTGCTGAATGTGccttgtgtgagtgtgtgctccgGCGTTGCAGGACCTCAGAGCTGGAGGTGGCACTCGGTGGTTCTGGGGGCTGCTGCCTTCCCTCCCTGCAGGTGGTGTTAGACATGTGCTACCTGAGgtaacatgtttttgtttttgggagGGAGTGGGGCATGGGGGAGGGCCCGTGGGAGGGGCTCTGGATTGTGGATAGTCTGCTTTGTTTGCTCTCTTCTGTACTATTAAACTGCTGATGTTTATTTTCAGGAATGTTTTGCAAATGCACTTCTCACTCTTCCCCAGTCCAACTGTAGGTACACTGTTCCTTTTTATCAAATAAGCACGTTTGAAACGATCCAAAAAAGAGAAAGGTCTTAACTTCATGTAAAGAAATGTATCATTGTGTGGAGATACTGGAATAAGgtcaaatatatactttttaatgatCAGTGTGTTGAGAATGAATTTCAGCTCATGGACAGGTTTATGTTACATTAGAAAGAGTATCAGTTTCAATGGTAtccaaaggaagaaaagtttcaaattagacctgcctcctgcaaaatgCCCTGCATAAATTGCTGAGGGTGGGCCATCAGCAGTAATTGGTCCTCCAAGAAGGTCTTTCTCTGCTTAGGCACTTGTCACTGTACAGTGGAGATGccttctctttctaacttaacATAAAACTGTGGTGTAGTGTGTGGGTGCGGTGGAGATGCTGACAGCGGTGTGTGTTTCTCCCTGTAGGCCTTCGTGGTGAAACACCTCCTGGAGTACACCCAGGACACAGAGTCTAACCTCCAGTACAGCTTGCTGCTAGTCCTGGGCCTCCTCCTGACAGAAATTGTGCGTTCTTGGTCACTCGCACTGACATGGGCGTTGAATTACCGAACTGGGGTACGCTTGCGGGGAGCCATCCTAACCATGGCGTTTAAGAAGATCCTTAAGCTGAAGAACATTAAGGAGAAGTCTGTGGGTGAGGTGAGTGAGGGGTGATGGCttcagagcagagagagagctcCCAGCCTGGGCTTTTTCCTTCCCTTGAGTCCCTGCTCTGACCTTTACTTCCCTGCTGAGCCAGCATCTGTGTCCTTGCAGTGTCCACTCACCGCTGTTTGTGTCTCGTAGCTCATCAACCTGTGCTCAAACGACGGGCAGAGGATGTTTGAGGCAGCTGCTGTTGGCAGCTTGCTGGCTGGAGGACCTGTTATTGCCATATTGGGCATGGTTTATAATGTAATTATTCTGGGACCAACAGGCTTCCTGGGATCAGCTGTTTTTATCCTCTTTTATCCTGCAATGGTGAGTAAGCCTTTTTACTGTATTTTGGCAGCTTCTCCGCAGAAGAATTACTTCTGTTGGGCTTTATATAGTTGACACCACTGAGGTATCACATCTTTGATTGGAAAGTTCTTTAAGCAGGTACCTGGTTTGGAAATGTCTGGAAAGAGCTAAACAGTGTACAGTCCACACGGGCAAAATTTTGACTTCAGAGGAAGTCAGATGTCATTAGAATAAAGGCAGTAGCTCCTACGTGAGATTTAAAAAGAGAGTGTCAGTGAGGAGGTCACCAGGTGAACTCTGCCCCCAGGTAATACAGGAACGGTTGAGTCACTCCATTTCAAGCAGATGCTAACTGATATAGCTCTCCTGCTTCCCTTTGGTAGCCTCAATATCCGTGATTGCTCTGAGGGCAAATACTTgccttactgctactgctaagtcacttcagtcgtgtccgactctgtgcgaccccatagacggcagcccaccaggctcccccgtccctgggattctccaggcaagaacactggagtgggttgccattgccttctccagtgcatgaaagtgaaaagtgaaagtgaagtcgctcagttgtgtccgaccctcagcgaccccatggactgcgcagccttccaggctcctccgtccatgggattttccaggcaagagtattggagtggggtgccattgccttctccgatacttgCCTTAACTTTCTTCCAAAGGAATGAGTCAAGTACTATTATCATTTAAGAGACCACTTTTATTAAAACACAGtacaggggctcccctggtgatccagtggctaagactctgtgctcccagtgctgggggcccaggtttgattcctggttagggaacttgatcccatatgccacaactaaggattccacatgccacagataagactcagtgcagccaaataagtaaataaataattttttttaaaaaaggcagtaCAACTACAGGATGCTCACTTTTATAATAATCTTAAGTGGATTTACTTCCCAGAAAGAGTAGACAGTTCTTAATTCTGAATAAGCTCTGATTTGGCATGACACTGCTTTTCCTTTCAGATGTTTGTATCACGGATCACTGCATATTTCAGGAGAAAATGTGTGACTATCACAGATGACCGTGTCCAGAAGATGAATGAAGTCCTCAcctatattaaatttattaaaatgtatgccTGGGTCAAAGCATTCTCTCAGAGTGTACAAAGTGAGTTTAAAACCTTGGTATATGTATATtggcttctttgctttctgagcaCATTAGCTACTGTGAATCCTAATGTCGTAGGATCAGAATATCATATGTTCTTGTAATATCCTATAGCATTATGTTGATAGGGATCTTAGAGACTGTCACTCATGACCTCACCTcgtaaatgaggaaactgagacctgacTTTTCCCAAGATAACTCAGCTGGTTATGAGTAATTGATTCAGTTTCAAAGCCCCCTatctatactgtcaccctgcctgTGATTTTCTGGTCTGGACATGAGGCCGTCACAGAAAACAATAACAAGTGGCTGCTGAGAGCTCCACttctaccccccaccccccatgccaTGGGTATGTGTGCAATACGAGTAGGCAGGTGTAAGAACCTGGGGGTGGTGCTGGGAGAGGAGCCGGGCCGGAGTTCAGGACAGCTGGACTCTGGGCCTCACTCTTCCGCTTACTCAGTAGTTACTAAGTTTggtttcttttcaaataattgatTTGTGTTGAGTCACAAGGTTTTCAGTGCCTGGCCCTACTCTGATCCATAAATTCAGTGCAGACATAAGCATGTTGTATGTAAATGCCACAAAGTTTGGAGGAATAATTAACACCTTAGCTGGGCATTCCTAAAGATCTTAACAAAAGTTGAAATCTTGGGCCTTAAAAAgtgacatttaagaaaaaatgtatttaaaggcACTTTAGAGTTCAAATGAGAAGACATACTTACAGTTAaacttaatttaaatataatagaaatgcCTGTTTATCAACCATAATCTCATAGT belongs to Bubalus bubalis isolate 160015118507 breed Murrah chromosome 1, NDDB_SH_1, whole genome shotgun sequence and includes:
- the ABCC5 gene encoding multidrug resistance-associated protein 5 isoform X6, producing the protein MKDIDIGKEYIIPSPGYRNVRERTSNSGQHRDREDSKYKRTQPLDCQDALETAARAEGLSLDPSMHSQLRILDEEHPKGKYHHSLSVLKPIRTTSKHQHPVDNAGLFSCMTFSWLSPLARKAHKKGELLMEDVWSLSKYESSEVNCRRLERLWQEELNEVGPDAASLRRVVWTFCRTRLILSIVCLMITQLAGFSGPNFQDGCILRSE